One Pseudoalteromonas sp. UG3-2 DNA window includes the following coding sequences:
- the rsd gene encoding sigma D regulator has protein sequence MLSQLEQAQQKWGGSHSVIDAWLAERQELLVLYYKVAGCSPSRNGKALPEQVDIQSFCQILMDYLSAGHFEIYDNIVEACQEKGPESAKLAQSLYPRITETTDVALDFNDKYAEVSQDTQMLEDFDADLSTLGEALELRFELEDELIDNLYANHSDD, from the coding sequence ATGCTTTCGCAGTTAGAACAAGCCCAACAAAAATGGGGAGGCAGCCATAGTGTAATTGATGCATGGTTAGCAGAGCGTCAGGAACTATTGGTCTTATATTATAAAGTTGCAGGATGCTCACCTTCTCGAAATGGCAAAGCGCTACCTGAACAGGTCGATATCCAATCGTTTTGTCAAATCTTGATGGACTACTTGTCAGCAGGACACTTCGAAATTTATGACAACATTGTCGAAGCCTGCCAAGAAAAGGGGCCAGAAAGTGCCAAGCTGGCACAATCTCTGTACCCAAGAATTACCGAAACCACGGACGTCGCGCTGGACTTCAATGATAAATACGCTGAAGTGAGCCAAGATACCCAAATGCTAGAGGATTTTGATGCCGATTTGTCGACTTTAGGTGAAGCACTGGAGTTGCGCTTTGAACTTGAAGACGAATTAATCGATAACCTTTACGCCAACCATAGCGACGACTAG
- the speE gene encoding polyamine aminopropyltransferase has product MANLEANRWFTEISDRDGSAFSLRINKKLDEIQSPFQNVEMFETTDFGNLMIIDGCTMVSSRENFFYHEMMSHPALFSHPAPKNVVIIGGGDCGTLREVLKHPEVEQVTQIDIDEVVTQMALKYFPELCEANDDPRATIMFDDGIKYMREAEANSVDVIIVDGTDPVGPGEGLFNHAFYQSCLAALRDGGILVQQSESPLMHMPLLLEMRDAMTDVGFVDLQTLPFPQPIYPSGLWSATMARKAQQFTHFREQDADAATFNTEYYNSGIHKGALATPNFMKRAFSK; this is encoded by the coding sequence ATGGCAAACTTAGAAGCAAACCGTTGGTTTACCGAAATTAGCGACCGCGATGGCAGCGCTTTTTCGCTCCGGATCAACAAAAAATTAGATGAAATTCAATCGCCATTTCAAAACGTTGAAATGTTCGAAACCACTGACTTTGGTAACCTGATGATCATTGACGGCTGTACTATGGTAAGTAGTCGTGAAAACTTCTTCTACCATGAGATGATGAGTCACCCGGCATTGTTCTCACACCCGGCTCCAAAAAATGTGGTCATTATTGGCGGTGGTGACTGTGGTACTTTACGAGAAGTGCTAAAGCACCCAGAGGTGGAGCAAGTCACACAAATTGATATCGATGAAGTCGTGACGCAAATGGCGTTGAAATACTTCCCTGAGCTCTGTGAAGCGAATGACGATCCTCGTGCCACTATAATGTTCGATGACGGCATTAAGTATATGCGTGAAGCCGAGGCCAACTCAGTAGACGTGATTATTGTCGATGGCACCGATCCTGTGGGGCCAGGAGAAGGCTTGTTTAACCACGCTTTCTATCAAAGCTGTTTAGCCGCACTTCGCGATGGCGGGATTTTGGTGCAACAAAGTGAGTCGCCACTGATGCATATGCCGCTGCTATTGGAAATGCGTGATGCCATGACCGACGTCGGCTTTGTCGACTTGCAAACATTACCGTTCCCACAGCCTATTTACCCAAGCGGATTATGGTCTGCAACCATGGCAAGAAAAGCGCAGCAATTTACTCACTTCCGTGAGCAAGATGCCGATGCAGCCACCTTTAATACCGAATATTATAATTCAGGTATTCATAAAGGAGCGCTTGCCACACCTAACTTTATGAAACGCGCGTTTAGCAAATAA
- the fkpA gene encoding FKBP-type peptidyl-prolyl cis-trans isomerase: protein MKQTIKLSLVAASVLALVACNKQAEEQKPAEVKLETEAQQQAYGIGASVGNFLQKDLADKKELGVELDQALLMRGFEDALAGEAKLDEAKIREVLTALDSSVREKQAAKAEADAKKHKAEGEKYLAENAKKEGVTVTDSGLQYEVMTEGDGEKPVATDMVKVHYKGTLLDGSEFDSSYSRNEPASFRLNQVIPGWTEGLQLMNVGSKYKFTIPSELAYGERDLGKIPANSTLVFEVELLEIEDGEAEKPAE from the coding sequence ATGAAACAGACGATCAAATTGTCACTGGTTGCAGCATCAGTTTTAGCACTAGTAGCATGCAACAAACAAGCAGAAGAACAAAAACCAGCGGAAGTTAAACTGGAAACTGAAGCACAGCAACAAGCGTACGGTATTGGTGCATCAGTAGGTAACTTCCTACAAAAAGATCTGGCTGACAAAAAAGAATTGGGTGTCGAGCTAGATCAAGCGTTATTAATGCGTGGCTTTGAAGACGCACTTGCCGGTGAAGCTAAATTAGATGAAGCAAAAATCCGTGAAGTATTAACAGCACTTGACTCGTCTGTACGTGAAAAGCAAGCAGCGAAAGCCGAAGCTGATGCTAAGAAGCACAAAGCTGAAGGTGAAAAGTACCTAGCTGAAAACGCCAAAAAAGAAGGCGTGACGGTAACGGATTCTGGCTTACAGTATGAAGTCATGACGGAAGGCGATGGTGAAAAGCCAGTCGCTACCGATATGGTAAAAGTACACTACAAAGGCACCTTGCTAGATGGTAGTGAATTTGACAGCTCATACTCGCGCAACGAGCCAGCTTCATTCCGTTTAAACCAAGTTATCCCAGGTTGGACTGAAGGCTTGCAGCTAATGAACGTCGGCTCAAAATACAAATTTACTATTCCTTCAGAGCTGGCATACGGCGAGCGTGACCTTGGTAAGATCCCAGCTAACTCAACGCTAGTATTTGAGGTTGAACTGCTTGAAATCGAAGATGGCGAAGCAGAAAAGCCAGCTGAATAA
- the hemE gene encoding uroporphyrinogen decarboxylase has product MSELKNDRYLRALLKQPVDVTPVWMMRQAGRYLPEYRATRAQAGDFMSLCKNAELACEVTLQPLRRYPLDAAILFSDILTIPDAMGLGLYFETGEGPKFERPIQSLDDVKKLPKLDPNDELGYVMNAVSTIRRELKGEVPLIGFSGSPWTLATYMIEGGSSKTFGKIKKMAFAEPQTLHLLLDKVADSVIDYLNAQVQAGAQSLMIFDSWGGVLSPRDYQEFSLQYMQKIVDGLIRENDGRKVPVTLFTKNGGQWIEAIAATGCDAVGLDWTIDIADAKRRVGDKVALQGNMDPSMLHGTPERIREEVQHILAGFGEGEGHVFNLGHGITPDVDPENAGVFINAVHEFSRQYHQK; this is encoded by the coding sequence ATGAGCGAATTAAAGAACGATCGTTATTTACGAGCGCTACTAAAGCAACCTGTTGACGTCACGCCAGTATGGATGATGCGCCAAGCTGGTCGTTATCTACCAGAATACCGTGCTACGAGAGCACAAGCTGGTGACTTTATGAGCCTATGTAAAAATGCCGAATTAGCCTGCGAAGTGACGTTGCAACCTTTGCGTCGTTACCCGCTAGATGCTGCTATTCTATTTAGTGACATTTTAACTATCCCAGACGCGATGGGCCTAGGCTTGTACTTTGAAACCGGTGAAGGACCTAAGTTCGAGCGTCCAATCCAATCACTTGACGATGTAAAAAAACTGCCTAAGCTCGATCCTAACGATGAGCTCGGTTATGTTATGAATGCGGTGAGCACAATTCGTCGCGAGCTAAAAGGCGAAGTTCCGCTGATAGGCTTTTCTGGTTCACCATGGACGCTGGCCACTTACATGATTGAAGGTGGCAGCAGCAAAACCTTCGGTAAAATCAAAAAAATGGCATTTGCCGAGCCGCAAACACTGCACTTATTGCTAGATAAAGTTGCCGATTCGGTTATCGACTACTTAAACGCGCAAGTGCAAGCCGGTGCGCAATCATTGATGATATTTGACTCTTGGGGTGGGGTATTGAGCCCGCGTGATTATCAAGAATTCTCACTGCAATACATGCAAAAAATTGTTGATGGCTTAATTCGTGAGAACGATGGTCGCAAGGTACCAGTGACGCTATTTACCAAAAATGGCGGTCAGTGGATTGAAGCCATTGCGGCAACGGGCTGTGATGCTGTGGGACTGGATTGGACCATTGATATTGCCGATGCTAAACGTCGTGTTGGTGATAAAGTTGCGCTACAGGGCAATATGGACCCATCAATGTTACACGGTACACCTGAACGTATTCGTGAAGAAGTGCAGCACATTCTTGCCGGCTTTGGTGAAGGCGAAGGCCATGTGTTCAACCTGGGCCACGGTATTACTCCAGATGTCGACCCAGAAAATGCAGGTGTCTTTATTAACGCGGTGCATGAATTCAGCCGTCAGTATCATCAAAAGTAA